The genomic interval GCGCTGCGCGAGCGCGCGCTGGAGGAGCGCCGCGCGCAGCTAGAGGAGTACGCCGACCGGCTATAGCAGGTCCGCGCGGCCGCCGATGCGGTCGGTCGAGACCCGGTAGGCGGCACACCGGTTCGCCAGTTCGACCGCGGGGTCGAGGTCCCATCCGCCGGACAGCGCCGCGGTCAGGCCGCCGACGAAGCAGTCGCCGCCGCCCGTGCGCGCGGTGCGCTCCACGTCCGGCGCGGGGACCTCCCGGGTTCCGTCGGCGTCCGCGACGACCGAGGCCGGGTGGGCGTGGACGACGACGGCCGCGACGCCGAGCGCGTCGCGGAGCGGTTCCGCCGGTGCCTCGGCGGCGACCCCGAGCGCGGCGGCGAACGCCTCCGTCTCGTCGGCGTTCGGGGTGACGACGACCTCCCGGCCCGCCGCGAGGTCGCGGAGGGTGGCCCCGAGCCGGCGCGCGCGGTCGGGGTCGATACCCGTTATCGGGCCGGGGTCGAAGACGACGGGGGCGTCGCCGGGGCCGAACCCGCGCAGCACGTCGCCGATGCCCGGGACCGACACCGCGTTGCTGACACAGATAGCGTCCGCCGGCGTGTCGTACGTGCCCGCGTCGCGGAGGCGGGCGGCGTCGCAGTCGGCGAGGGCCGACGAGTCGGTCGCGAGCATCAGGTCCTCGCCTTCGAAGGTGCAGACGGTAACCGCGGCCGGGTCGCCGAGCGACTCGACGCGGAAGGGGAACTCGAACAGCGGGTCGTCGCAGTGGCCGAACAGGGTCGTCGCCGCGCCGAGGCGGTCGGCCTGCCGCGCGGCCGTGACCGACTGGCCGCCGGGCGCGCGCCGCCGGGGGACGAACCGGAACGACCGCTCGCCGGCGGCGACGCGCCGGCCGAAGGCCGCCCGCGACTCCACGCGTCCGTTCACGTCGTGGACGTGGACGAAGGTATCGACGCTGCCGTCCGGGCAGGCAACGACGCGGCCGAAGTCGGGGCGGGTCACCGGACAACGAGGACCGGACACGGCGCGCGGCGGACGACGCCCTCGGCGACGGAGCCGAGGAGGATGCGCGAGGCGCCGGAGCGGCCGTGGCTCCCCATCACGACGTAGTCGGCGCCGTGCTCCTCGGCGAACCGGACGACGGTGCGTGCCGGCGGCCCGGTCTCGACGTGCGAGTGTATCTCCCCGGCGAAGTCGCGCTCCGCGGCCGTCTCGCGGGCCGCCTCGAACGACGCCTCCGCGTCCTCGCGGACCGACCGCTCCCACGAGTCGAGGTAGCCGGCCGTCCCCCCCTCGATGGGGACGCCGTAGCTGGCCTCGGCGAAGTCGATGACGCGGAGCAGGTGAACGTCGGCGTCGGGGTAGTCCGCGAGCGCCCGCTCGAACGCGCGCTCGGCCATCGGCGAATCGTCGTACGGAACGAGGACGGTCGTCATGTCACCCACGAGGACGGCCCCGAACCTAAAGACACCCGCCGGTTTATGCCCCGCGAGCGCCTTCCGGGGGTATGAGCCTCGACGTCGACCCGCCGTCCCCGCCGCGCCTCGCCGTCGGCCGGGACGCCGGCGAGTACGACGACACGGACCCCGGGAGCGACGACTACCGGCGCGAGGAGCTACAGGACCTGCTGGACGCGGGCGCGTGGGAGGAGGCGTTCGGCGAGTGGGCCGCGACCACCGACATGGACGAGGACGACTGGGCCGTCGTCGCCGACCTCGGGATGACGGAGGGGTTCGACTTCTTCTGGGACGACTTCGCGGACCGCGTCGGCTACCACGCGCCGGGCATCCCGGAGGACTGGAAGGAGCGCGACCTCCACCCCGAACTCGACTCGTGGACGACGGTCTCGACCGTCAACGCCGGGCTGACGGAGCTCGGGGGAACCGTCTGTGACGTGCTGAAGGAGGAGTACATCGAGTGGGAGTCTGCGTTCGAGGCACCCGAGGACCTCCCCGACTTCTGACGACCGACTACTCGCGGACGACGGTGATGTTGCGCACCGACCCCGCACAGTCCGGGCAGGTGCCCTGGTGGGCCTCGCTCTCGACGCGCGTGCCGCACTCGTAACACTCGTAGGTCGAGACGTCGAGGTCCGCCGGGTTGTGTTGCATGTCACTGAGTCACATTCCGAGCAAGTAAACGCCTTCCCTAATGTGATATTCCGTCGTATTAGCGCCTAGTAGGCGACTAAGGTACTCGCGACGCGGTGGACGTTCGGTCAGTTCCGTCGCGCGCCGAGGGTGAACGTCTCGCGCCGCTCGCTCGTCGGCCCGACGTCGAACCCGGCGTCGGCGAGCATCGACTCGGCCTCGGCCGCGGAGAACCGCTCCCCGAGCGGCGGGCCGTCCGCGCCCGCGCCGGCCCCGGACCAGTCCGCGACGGCGACCCGCGCGCCGGGCGCGAGGACGCGCCGGAGCTCCGCCAGCGCCCCCTCGTCCGCGAACTCGTGGAACGTGAACGTCGAGACGACCCCGTCGAGTTCGCCGTCCGCGAACGGGAGGTCCGCGGCCTCGGCGGTCACGAGGTCGACGTTGTCGGGGACGCCGTTCTCGCGGTAGCGGTCGTGCATCTCGGGCTGGACGTCGACGGCGCGGACGCGACCGACGAACGCCGCGACGCGGTCGGTGTAGAGGCCGGTGCCGCTCCCGATGTCCGCGACCGTCGCGTCCGGCGCGGGCGCGAGAAGCGCGTACAGCTCCTCGGCGGAGCAGTACGCGAAGCGGGCCGGGTCGTCGAGCACGGCCGCCCGGTCGGCGTCGAAGGTGTGAAAGCCCATACCGGGCGGTCGCGGGCGGGGAACTTAGCCGCCC from Halosegnis marinus carries:
- a CDS encoding carbohydrate kinase family protein → MTRPDFGRVVACPDGSVDTFVHVHDVNGRVESRAAFGRRVAAGERSFRFVPRRRAPGGQSVTAARQADRLGAATTLFGHCDDPLFEFPFRVESLGDPAAVTVCTFEGEDLMLATDSSALADCDAARLRDAGTYDTPADAICVSNAVSVPGIGDVLRGFGPGDAPVVFDPGPITGIDPDRARRLGATLRDLAAGREVVVTPNADETEAFAAALGVAAEAPAEPLRDALGVAAVVVHAHPASVVADADGTREVPAPDVERTARTGGGDCFVGGLTAALSGGWDLDPAVELANRCAAYRVSTDRIGGRADLL
- a CDS encoding rubrerythrin-like domain-containing protein yields the protein MQHNPADLDVSTYECYECGTRVESEAHQGTCPDCAGSVRNITVVRE
- a CDS encoding universal stress protein yields the protein MTTVLVPYDDSPMAERAFERALADYPDADVHLLRVIDFAEASYGVPIEGGTAGYLDSWERSVREDAEASFEAARETAAERDFAGEIHSHVETGPPARTVVRFAEEHGADYVVMGSHGRSGASRILLGSVAEGVVRRAPCPVLVVR
- a CDS encoding class I SAM-dependent methyltransferase produces the protein MGFHTFDADRAAVLDDPARFAYCSAEELYALLAPAPDATVADIGSGTGLYTDRVAAFVGRVRAVDVQPEMHDRYRENGVPDNVDLVTAEAADLPFADGELDGVVSTFTFHEFADEGALAELRRVLAPGARVAVADWSGAGAGADGPPLGERFSAAEAESMLADAGFDVGPTSERRETFTLGARRN